A stretch of Microbacterium sp. 4R-513 DNA encodes these proteins:
- a CDS encoding sugar ABC transporter permease produces the protein MVADTIAAPPAHSADGARPPRTRRSRRARRDAFLGWGYAMPLAAFVLFVFLVPLGLVLKMSGSDWPLLGGDQGWNLPENYVDAVDHRLFWDSIWFTLKYTIITTILLVGLGLGLAMLVQESTRWKAFLRTSFLVPSALGLASASLLFYVLYSPYAGPFAELMQSWGFTFLGTPEGALWSTVFLVVWRYAGFYMLLMLVGLQGIPDDVYEAARIDGASTWQTFRDITLPLLRPTFALTIVLCVTGSLLAFEQFYILTKGGPDNSTMTIVQLIYNVAFQGQNDLGVAAAISVIVLLALIVINIFQLRAFRRPEEG, from the coding sequence ATGGTCGCCGACACCATCGCCGCGCCCCCGGCGCACTCCGCCGACGGGGCGCGGCCCCCGCGGACCCGGCGCTCGCGCCGCGCACGGCGCGACGCCTTCCTCGGCTGGGGCTACGCCATGCCGCTGGCGGCGTTCGTCCTGTTCGTCTTCCTCGTGCCGCTCGGCCTCGTGCTGAAGATGTCGGGGTCGGACTGGCCGCTCCTCGGCGGCGACCAGGGATGGAACCTCCCCGAGAACTACGTGGATGCCGTCGACCACCGCCTGTTCTGGGACTCCATCTGGTTCACCCTGAAGTACACGATCATCACGACGATCCTGCTCGTGGGACTCGGCCTCGGGCTCGCGATGCTGGTGCAGGAGTCGACCCGGTGGAAGGCCTTCCTCCGCACGTCGTTCCTCGTGCCGAGCGCACTGGGGCTGGCCTCGGCATCCCTCCTCTTCTACGTGCTCTACTCGCCGTACGCAGGGCCGTTCGCGGAACTGATGCAGTCGTGGGGCTTCACGTTCCTCGGCACGCCGGAAGGCGCGCTGTGGTCGACGGTGTTCCTCGTCGTCTGGCGGTATGCGGGGTTCTACATGCTGCTCATGCTCGTGGGCCTCCAGGGCATCCCCGACGACGTCTACGAGGCCGCCCGCATCGACGGTGCATCGACATGGCAGACGTTCCGCGACATCACGCTGCCGCTCCTGCGGCCGACATTCGCGCTCACCATCGTCCTGTGCGTCACGGGGTCGCTGCTCGCCTTCGAGCAGTTCTACATCCTCACCAAGGGCGGACCCGACAACAGCACCATGACGATCGTGCAGCTCATCTACAACGTCGCGTTCCAGGGCCAGAACGACCTGGGCGTCGCGGCTGCCATCTCGGTGATCGTGCTGCTGGCGCTCATCGTGATCAACATCTTCCAGCTGCGCGCCTTCCGCCGCCCCGAGGAGGGCTGA
- a CDS encoding signal peptidase I, which translates to MSAATTFKALGNAAVVIAAVIACVVAALMFVPGLLGYDRYVITGGSMSGTFERGSLTLEQQVPVSELRAGDIITYLPPAESGISELVTHRIVSIEPNPDGSDSLVFQTKGDANESIDPWTFTLADTVQPRGRGMDPRRRLGLHRALGAGDQDAGDRRSGRDRRPAVPPRPRPRRTPPRRRPLRRSGHARVRSTGGAGLAGSPGRRALSAARHEPPCTTSDPMENPMAPARALGRRRPLAWAAAIVLAALSMLNLVAAAAGDPLHNPIALVWGALGVVGVITLARFVTAQCFESRLGMILVGGGTLVAVLLIHTVGAPGLPVAAWSPRDIVLIALSCALVGSWRATARTPRP; encoded by the coding sequence ATGAGCGCCGCGACGACATTCAAGGCACTGGGGAACGCGGCCGTCGTCATCGCGGCCGTCATAGCCTGCGTCGTCGCGGCGCTCATGTTCGTACCGGGTCTACTGGGGTACGACCGGTACGTCATCACGGGCGGCTCGATGTCGGGCACCTTCGAGCGGGGATCCCTCACGCTCGAGCAGCAGGTGCCCGTCAGCGAGCTGCGCGCGGGTGACATCATCACCTACCTCCCTCCCGCCGAGTCCGGCATCTCCGAGCTCGTCACCCACCGCATCGTCTCGATCGAGCCGAATCCCGATGGCAGCGACTCCCTCGTCTTCCAGACGAAGGGCGATGCCAACGAGAGCATCGACCCGTGGACGTTCACCCTCGCCGACACTGTGCAGCCGCGCGGTCGTGGGATGGATCCCCGTCGCAGGCTGGGTCTTCATCGCGCTCTCGGCGCCGGGGATCAGGATGCTGGCGATCGGCGTTCCGGCCGCGATCGTCGCCCTGCTGTTCCTCCGCGACCTCGTCCGCGGCGGACGCCGCCGCGACGAAGACCCCTCCGCCGCAGTGGACACGCCCGTGTCCGCTCGACCGGTGGAGCAGGCCTCGCCGGCTCTCCCGGCCGCCGCGCCCTGAGCGCAGCGCGGCACGAGCCGCCGTGCACAACCTCCGACCCGATGGAGAACCCCATGGCCCCCGCTCGTGCACTCGGTCGCCGTCGCCCACTCGCCTGGGCGGCGGCGATCGTCCTCGCCGCTCTATCCATGCTGAACCTCGTCGCAGCCGCCGCCGGCGATCCCCTCCACAACCCCATTGCCCTCGTCTGGGGTGCGCTCGGGGTTGTGGGCGTCATCACCCTCGCGCGGTTCGTCACCGCGCAATGCTTCGAGTCGCGCCTCGGCATGATCCTGGTCGGTGGAGGCACGCTCGTCGCCGTTCTGCTGATCCACACCGTCGGGGCGCCCGGGCTGCCCGTCGCAGCATGGAGCCCGCGCGACATCGTGCTCATCGCGCTCTCGTGCGCGCTCGTCGGATCGTGGCGGGCGACCGCCCGCACCCCGCGCCCGTGA
- a CDS encoding sugar ABC transporter substrate-binding protein — MTNVRRSRTAVRALAAIAATGALVGGLAACSGTGAAPAPSVSIGPDGADDGSTLTLWTRAPLEKQAKLLVEAYNDSHENQVELTVVPNDDYVAKVGAAAGSGGLPDLFAADIVYVPNWVEQGLFQDISSQIDGLDFKDEINKGHLAAGTSDGKEHVLPFVLDLSMLFWNKELFAEAGLDPEKGPTTLAEYAEDAKAIQALGKDGVYGTATGLNCGGCLVFTWFPGVWAAGDQVMSDDGTESLLNGDSAQEMYAMWKDLWDSGAVLPSSKDEAGPTWTAGFTEGNVGLMFYPATLLSSTPFEAGVAGIPGPDGGESTFVGGDGIGISKDSKKAAQAWNFLSWMMSEDAQVEVLAKNKDVVSRADLANNKYAAEDPRLVTINEVAGKGDTPVALNFQQAFNAPGSPWLTLVRNAVLEGTDTVDADNDGITDILQQ, encoded by the coding sequence ATGACCAATGTACGGCGCAGCCGCACGGCCGTCAGGGCGCTTGCGGCGATCGCCGCGACGGGTGCCCTCGTGGGCGGCCTCGCGGCCTGCTCTGGCACCGGCGCCGCACCCGCCCCGTCAGTCTCGATCGGCCCCGACGGTGCCGACGACGGCTCGACGCTCACGCTCTGGACCCGCGCCCCGCTCGAGAAGCAGGCGAAGCTGCTGGTCGAGGCGTACAACGACAGCCACGAGAACCAGGTGGAGCTGACCGTCGTCCCCAACGACGACTACGTCGCGAAGGTCGGCGCCGCCGCAGGGTCGGGCGGCCTCCCAGACCTCTTCGCCGCCGACATCGTCTACGTCCCGAACTGGGTCGAGCAGGGCCTCTTCCAGGACATCAGCTCGCAGATCGACGGCCTCGACTTCAAAGACGAGATCAACAAGGGCCACCTCGCGGCCGGCACGAGCGACGGCAAGGAGCACGTCCTGCCGTTCGTGCTCGACCTGTCGATGCTGTTCTGGAACAAGGAGCTCTTCGCCGAGGCCGGACTCGACCCCGAGAAGGGCCCGACGACCCTCGCCGAATACGCCGAGGACGCCAAGGCGATCCAGGCTCTCGGCAAGGACGGCGTCTACGGCACCGCGACGGGGCTCAACTGCGGAGGATGCCTCGTCTTCACGTGGTTCCCGGGCGTGTGGGCCGCGGGCGACCAGGTCATGAGCGACGACGGGACCGAGTCTCTCCTCAACGGCGACAGCGCGCAGGAGATGTACGCCATGTGGAAGGACCTCTGGGACTCGGGCGCCGTGCTGCCGAGCTCGAAGGACGAAGCGGGCCCCACGTGGACGGCGGGCTTCACCGAGGGCAACGTCGGTCTCATGTTCTACCCCGCCACGCTCCTGTCGTCGACGCCGTTCGAAGCGGGCGTCGCGGGCATCCCCGGCCCCGACGGCGGCGAGTCGACGTTCGTCGGCGGTGACGGCATCGGCATCTCGAAGGACTCGAAGAAGGCCGCGCAGGCGTGGAACTTCCTCAGCTGGATGATGTCCGAGGATGCCCAGGTCGAGGTCCTCGCCAAGAACAAGGACGTCGTGTCGCGCGCCGACCTCGCGAACAACAAGTACGCCGCGGAGGACCCCCGTCTCGTCACGATCAATGAGGTGGCGGGCAAGGGCGACACCCCTGTCGCCCTCAACTTCCAGCAGGCGTTCAACGCACCGGGCAGCCCGTGGCTCACCCTCGTGCGCAACGCGGTGCTCGAAGGCACCGACACGGTCGACGCCGACAACGACGGCATCACCGACATCCTCCAGCAGTGA
- a CDS encoding carbohydrate ABC transporter permease, protein MTTTEQTFTATDVIRVEPTRHQAGRRSPIGRIVMGVPYWVMTTALAIIFLYPLVWTAVSSFEPRAGTSQTEGWGFGNYVALANYQAGIWVYLGNSLFVSLLTVLLTLVTSLLGGYAFARFSFPGKNFLFLTTLAILMVPYATLLIPLYVILNSVGLANSLVGVAIVLTMFQLPFSIFMMRISFESIPRELDEAAMVDGCSSFGALWRVLIPAVKPGLITVGLFAFLAAWNDFMAPLILITDTNRMTLPLAVANLRVQVQGVIDYGATEAGVVVLAVPCILLFLVLQRHYVRGFMSGAFKG, encoded by the coding sequence ATGACCACGACAGAGCAGACCTTCACGGCGACGGACGTCATCCGCGTCGAGCCCACCCGCCACCAGGCGGGACGCCGCTCGCCCATCGGCCGGATCGTCATGGGCGTGCCGTACTGGGTGATGACGACCGCCCTCGCGATCATCTTCCTCTATCCGCTCGTCTGGACGGCCGTCTCGTCGTTCGAGCCGCGCGCCGGCACGAGTCAGACCGAGGGCTGGGGCTTCGGCAACTACGTCGCCCTCGCCAACTACCAGGCGGGCATCTGGGTCTACCTCGGCAACTCGCTCTTCGTGTCGCTCCTGACCGTCCTCCTGACACTCGTGACGTCGCTCCTCGGCGGGTACGCGTTCGCCCGGTTCTCGTTCCCCGGCAAGAACTTCCTCTTCCTGACGACGCTCGCGATCCTCATGGTCCCCTACGCGACGCTCCTCATCCCGCTCTACGTCATCCTCAACTCGGTCGGCCTCGCCAACTCCCTCGTGGGCGTCGCGATCGTCCTCACGATGTTCCAGCTGCCGTTCTCCATCTTCATGATGCGCATCTCGTTCGAGTCGATCCCGCGGGAGCTCGACGAGGCCGCGATGGTCGACGGCTGCTCGAGCTTCGGGGCGCTGTGGCGCGTGCTCATCCCCGCGGTCAAGCCGGGCCTCATCACGGTCGGCCTCTTCGCCTTCCTCGCGGCGTGGAACGACTTCATGGCGCCGCTCATCCTGATCACCGATACGAACCGGATGACGCTGCCCCTCGCCGTCGCGAATCTGCGCGTGCAGGTGCAGGGCGTCATCGACTACGGCGCGACCGAGGCCGGTGTCGTCGTGCTGGCGGTGCCGTGCATCCTTCTCTTCCTCGTTCTGCAGCGCCACTACGTGCGCGGCTTCATGTCCGGTGCATTCAAAGGATGA
- a CDS encoding Ig-like domain-containing protein — MIPAALRNAVLGVLAVLLVLATTAMAPGFSSASFTAQTANAANRVGAAADWTPPTVSVQAPAGTLRDVATITATAADGETGIAQVVISAQTAGSTTWTTLCTATAAPYSCSWDTRTVVDGSYSLRAIATDKAGYSTTSAVVAATVGNTIGVVLADPGDFAVGSVTLATTLQNTGAGPYAVRVEYAVAGTGAWTALCTNLASPYSCVWNTASKTFTNGESYDLRSAATYNGVTTYSNVVADVLVDNSAPTVSIVDPGSPLRGTITLAANASDGQSGVAKVVIQYAPSGTSNWTDACTLTLPPYTCRFGTTALANGSYIFRAVATDASGQVASSAPTSARTVDNSVASVAMEDPGAYLTGTASLAATANSTAGVASVAIQVAASGTTTWTTICALTAEPFTCAWNTKAVADGLYDFRAVMTDKAGKQTTSAVLGSRRVDNRPVRGADVQTANGGGIAGRLDGGDTITFTYSTQMSPASISAGWNGSATAVTLRLRDGNVVGLTASDDTLDILRGTAAVNLGSVDLRGDYVKNNKTSQWNATMTATTVTVNGLPVTAVQIVLGTLNTGGALRTAAASAGANMVWTPSSAATDLGGTTSSNAPVTESGALDREF, encoded by the coding sequence ATGATCCCCGCCGCACTGCGCAACGCGGTGCTCGGCGTGCTCGCGGTCCTGCTGGTGCTCGCGACCACCGCGATGGCCCCGGGCTTCTCATCGGCCTCCTTCACAGCCCAGACCGCGAACGCCGCCAACCGCGTCGGCGCCGCGGCCGACTGGACACCCCCGACGGTCAGCGTCCAGGCTCCGGCCGGCACGCTCCGCGACGTCGCCACGATCACGGCGACGGCCGCCGACGGTGAGACCGGTATCGCGCAGGTTGTGATCTCGGCGCAGACCGCGGGCTCGACGACGTGGACCACCCTGTGCACCGCGACGGCGGCGCCGTACAGCTGCTCGTGGGACACTCGCACCGTTGTCGACGGCTCGTACAGCCTGCGGGCGATCGCGACCGATAAGGCGGGGTACTCCACCACTTCCGCCGTCGTCGCCGCCACCGTCGGCAACACGATCGGCGTCGTCCTCGCCGATCCGGGCGACTTCGCCGTCGGCTCCGTGACGCTCGCGACGACGCTGCAGAACACCGGCGCCGGCCCGTACGCGGTCCGCGTCGAATACGCCGTGGCCGGCACGGGCGCATGGACGGCGCTGTGCACAAACCTCGCCTCCCCCTACTCGTGCGTGTGGAACACGGCGAGCAAGACCTTCACGAACGGCGAGTCGTACGACCTCCGCTCCGCGGCGACGTACAACGGCGTGACCACCTACTCGAACGTCGTGGCGGACGTGCTCGTGGACAACTCCGCGCCCACCGTCTCGATCGTGGACCCCGGGTCGCCCCTCCGCGGCACGATCACGCTCGCGGCCAACGCCTCGGACGGACAGTCCGGCGTCGCGAAGGTCGTCATCCAGTACGCGCCGAGCGGCACGTCCAACTGGACGGATGCCTGCACCCTCACGCTCCCGCCGTACACGTGCCGCTTCGGCACGACCGCTCTCGCGAACGGCAGCTACATCTTCCGCGCGGTGGCGACGGATGCCTCGGGCCAGGTCGCATCGTCCGCCCCGACGAGCGCCCGCACAGTGGACAACAGCGTCGCCTCGGTCGCGATGGAGGACCCGGGCGCTTACCTCACGGGCACGGCGAGCCTCGCCGCGACCGCCAACTCCACGGCGGGCGTCGCGAGCGTCGCTATCCAGGTCGCCGCGAGCGGCACGACGACCTGGACCACGATCTGCGCCCTCACCGCCGAACCGTTCACCTGCGCGTGGAACACGAAGGCCGTCGCCGACGGGCTCTACGACTTCCGCGCGGTCATGACCGACAAGGCCGGGAAGCAGACGACGTCGGCCGTGCTGGGCTCGCGGCGGGTCGACAACCGCCCCGTGCGCGGCGCCGACGTCCAGACCGCCAACGGCGGCGGGATCGCGGGACGCCTCGACGGCGGCGACACGATCACCTTCACGTACAGCACGCAGATGAGCCCGGCGAGCATCTCGGCGGGGTGGAACGGGAGCGCGACTGCCGTCACGCTGCGCCTGCGCGACGGTAACGTCGTGGGCCTCACCGCCAGCGACGACACCCTCGACATCCTCCGTGGGACGGCCGCCGTCAACCTCGGCTCCGTCGACCTGCGCGGCGACTACGTCAAGAACAACAAGACCTCGCAGTGGAACGCGACGATGACGGCGACCACGGTGACGGTCAACGGCCTCCCGGTGACGGCCGTTCAGATCGTGCTCGGAACGCTCAACACGGGCGGTGCCCTCCGCACCGCGGCCGCCTCCGCCGGGGCGAACATGGTGTGGACGCCCTCGAGCGCCGCCACCGACCTCGGCGGCACGACCTCCTCGAACGCGCCCGTCACCGAGTCGGGCGCCCTGGACAGGGAGTTCTAG
- a CDS encoding response regulator transcription factor — protein sequence MGQHILVVEDDDGIALPLVRTLTREGYDVERVAAGATAIDRVLGGEFSLVVLDLGLPDMDGLDVCRRVRDEGYEGGIVILTARDGELDRVVGLDVGADDYIAKPFALAELLARLRALLRRSAAAASKPAAARAAASGTPLTVDPDSRRAFAGEREIPLSTKEFDLLANLDRQRGAVVTRERVMDEVWDENWFGSTKTLDVTIARLRQKLEDSGADVRITTIRGIGFRLDDGAADA from the coding sequence GTGGGGCAGCACATCCTTGTCGTCGAGGACGACGACGGCATCGCGCTCCCCCTTGTACGCACTCTGACGCGCGAGGGCTACGACGTCGAGCGCGTCGCCGCGGGCGCGACCGCGATCGACCGCGTGCTCGGGGGCGAGTTCTCGCTCGTCGTGCTCGACCTCGGCCTGCCCGACATGGACGGGCTCGACGTGTGCCGCCGGGTGCGCGACGAGGGGTATGAGGGCGGCATCGTCATCTTGACGGCACGCGACGGCGAGCTGGACCGGGTCGTCGGGCTGGATGTCGGGGCCGACGACTACATCGCGAAGCCGTTTGCTCTGGCCGAGCTGCTCGCGCGGCTGCGCGCCCTGCTGCGGCGCAGCGCTGCGGCGGCGTCGAAGCCGGCGGCCGCGCGGGCCGCGGCATCCGGGACTCCGCTGACCGTCGATCCCGACTCACGCCGCGCGTTCGCAGGAGAGCGCGAGATCCCGCTCAGCACGAAGGAATTCGACCTCCTGGCCAACCTCGACCGCCAGCGCGGGGCCGTCGTGACCCGCGAGCGCGTCATGGACGAGGTGTGGGACGAGAACTGGTTCGGCTCGACCAAGACCCTCGACGTCACGATCGCGCGCCTGCGCCAGAAGCTCGAGGACTCGGGCGCCGATGTGCGGATCACGACGATCCGCGGCATCGGCTTCCGCCTCGACGACGGGGCGGCGGATGCGTGA
- a CDS encoding beta-L-arabinofuranosidase domain-containing protein: MTMTSTTTIPAAPAVPIRGALRPLGQTEVRITGGFWGRRQRVNGSATLSHIEARLESEGWLPNFDLAAAGTLPEGRRGREFSDSEVYKYLEALAWEIGRTDDPALEQRFRAIVARVAAAQEPDGYLDTMFGRPGQDARWTNLEWGHELYCLGHLFQAAVARERTRPGAGDGLIDVARRAADLVCDVFGPGGIESICGHAEVEVGLAELARLAGEGRYLEQARLFVERHGAGTLAEHEWGRSYYQDDVPVRDAEALRGHAVRANYLAAAAVDVAVDAGDDELLDALRRQWARTIARRTYITGGQGSHHQDEAFGDDWELPPDRAYSETCASIGSIMFTWRLFLADGEARYADLIERSLYNVVETSPSAEGTSFYYANTLHERVPGTPADPDATSPRAASSLRAPWFEVSCCPPNVARTFASLDSYVAAATDDGIRLLQYAPSEVRTVVGGGTPVELDVETRYPEDGLVRVTVHADAEFTLGLRVPGWASGALLRVRSADGVSERSVDPGFAEVRRSFAEGDVVELELPVAPRISVPDSRIDAVRGCVAIERGPEVLALESVDLAPAGLDDVARVVLDASVAPVERDGRVWVRVGVLPADESAWPYGQATDASSSETFDVPLVAYHDWAERGPSTMRVFLPVM, from the coding sequence ATGACGATGACTTCGACCACGACGATTCCCGCCGCCCCCGCCGTTCCGATCCGCGGAGCGCTGCGGCCCCTCGGCCAGACCGAGGTGCGCATCACGGGAGGCTTCTGGGGACGCCGCCAGCGGGTCAACGGCTCGGCGACCCTGTCGCACATCGAGGCGCGGCTCGAGTCGGAGGGCTGGCTGCCGAACTTCGACCTCGCCGCCGCCGGCACGCTTCCGGAGGGCCGCCGCGGCCGCGAGTTCTCGGACTCCGAGGTCTACAAGTACCTCGAGGCGCTCGCGTGGGAGATCGGCCGCACCGACGACCCGGCCCTCGAGCAGCGGTTCCGGGCGATCGTCGCCCGCGTCGCCGCCGCGCAGGAGCCCGACGGCTACCTCGACACGATGTTCGGGCGGCCCGGGCAGGACGCGCGCTGGACGAACCTCGAGTGGGGGCACGAGCTGTACTGCCTGGGCCACCTCTTCCAGGCCGCCGTCGCGCGGGAGCGCACACGGCCGGGTGCGGGCGACGGGCTGATCGACGTCGCCCGTCGTGCCGCCGATCTCGTGTGCGACGTCTTCGGTCCCGGCGGGATCGAGTCGATCTGCGGCCATGCCGAGGTCGAGGTCGGCCTCGCCGAGCTCGCACGGCTCGCGGGGGAGGGGCGCTACCTCGAGCAGGCGCGCCTGTTCGTCGAGCGCCACGGCGCGGGCACCCTCGCAGAGCACGAGTGGGGCCGCTCCTACTATCAGGACGACGTGCCGGTGCGGGATGCCGAGGCCCTGCGCGGGCACGCGGTGCGGGCGAACTACCTCGCCGCCGCGGCGGTCGATGTCGCGGTGGACGCGGGCGACGACGAGCTGCTCGACGCCCTACGCCGGCAGTGGGCACGGACGATCGCCCGCCGCACCTACATCACGGGCGGCCAGGGGTCGCACCACCAGGACGAGGCGTTCGGCGACGACTGGGAGCTGCCGCCGGACCGCGCCTACTCCGAGACGTGCGCGAGCATCGGCTCGATCATGTTCACGTGGCGCCTCTTCCTCGCGGACGGCGAGGCGCGTTACGCCGACCTCATCGAGCGCTCGCTCTACAACGTCGTCGAGACGTCGCCGAGCGCCGAGGGCACGTCGTTCTACTACGCCAACACGCTGCACGAACGGGTGCCGGGGACGCCGGCCGACCCCGATGCGACGTCGCCCCGCGCGGCGTCTTCGCTGCGCGCGCCCTGGTTCGAGGTGTCGTGTTGTCCGCCGAATGTCGCCCGCACGTTCGCGAGCCTCGACTCCTATGTTGCCGCGGCGACCGACGACGGCATCCGCCTCCTGCAGTACGCACCGTCCGAGGTGCGCACGGTCGTCGGCGGCGGGACGCCGGTCGAGCTCGACGTCGAGACGCGCTACCCCGAGGACGGCCTCGTGCGCGTCACGGTCCACGCCGACGCCGAGTTCACCCTCGGTCTGCGCGTTCCCGGCTGGGCCTCGGGAGCGCTGCTGCGCGTGCGATCCGCGGACGGCGTCTCGGAGCGGTCCGTCGATCCGGGCTTCGCCGAGGTGCGCCGCAGCTTCGCCGAGGGCGACGTCGTCGAGCTCGAACTGCCGGTCGCCCCCCGGATCTCGGTCCCCGACAGCCGCATCGACGCCGTGCGCGGGTGCGTCGCAATCGAGCGGGGGCCGGAGGTGCTCGCGCTCGAGTCGGTCGACCTCGCTCCCGCGGGGCTCGATGATGTCGCCAGGGTCGTGCTCGATGCGTCGGTCGCGCCGGTCGAGCGCGACGGGCGCGTGTGGGTGCGGGTCGGCGTGCTGCCCGCGGACGAGTCCGCCTGGCCGTACGGACAGGCGACGGATGCCTCGTCCTCCGAGACCTTCGACGTGCCCCTCGTCGCGTACCACGACTGGGCCGAGCGCGGTCCGTCGACGATGCGGGTCTTCCTGCCGGTGATGTGA
- the dcd gene encoding dCTP deaminase translates to MLLSDRDIRREIDAARITVQPWEPDMVQPSSVDVRLDRYFRLFDNHKYPFIDPAEDQPDLTHLIQVAPDEPFILHPGEFALGSTFELVGLPDDVAARLEGKSSLGRLGLLTHSTAGFIDPGFSGHVTLELSNVATLPIKLWPGMKIGQLCFFRLSSPAETPYGAGPYGNRYQGQRGPTASRSFQNFHRTDVGTTDAGSRGA, encoded by the coding sequence GTGCTGCTCTCGGACCGCGACATCCGCCGTGAGATCGACGCCGCGAGGATCACGGTCCAGCCGTGGGAGCCCGACATGGTGCAGCCGTCGAGCGTCGATGTGCGGCTCGACCGGTACTTCCGGCTGTTCGACAACCACAAGTACCCCTTCATCGATCCGGCCGAGGATCAGCCCGACCTGACCCACCTGATCCAGGTCGCGCCAGACGAGCCGTTCATCCTCCATCCGGGGGAGTTCGCGCTCGGCTCCACCTTCGAGCTCGTCGGCCTCCCCGACGACGTCGCCGCACGCCTCGAGGGAAAGTCGTCGCTCGGTCGGCTCGGGCTCCTCACCCACTCGACGGCCGGCTTCATCGACCCGGGTTTCAGCGGGCACGTGACGCTCGAGCTCTCCAACGTCGCGACCCTCCCGATCAAGCTTTGGCCCGGCATGAAGATCGGCCAGCTCTGCTTCTTCAGGCTCTCGTCGCCCGCCGAGACGCCGTACGGCGCCGGCCCCTACGGCAACCGTTACCAGGGGCAGCGCGGGCCCACGGCATCCCGTTCCTTCCAGAACTTCCACCGCACCGATGTCGGGACGACCGACGCGGGGTCGCGCGGCGCCTGA
- a CDS encoding HAMP domain-containing sensor histidine kinase: protein MRERLVIAFVAMAVGIIALYGIPRAYIVADLIQTNEERRVVRATDFISVLIAERETHGEVTEEFFEPVLQPGEHITYVAADGTTVEAGDPAADDDLKATAEVAGGGTVEFSRSGAVISQRVQDAVMPVVVLGIGLMILSAVVAVLLARRLSAPFVRLAGLARKIGDGPLDDEAATGRIPEARAIEEALRTSAKTLDQRIRREHEFAANASHQLRTPITALRLELEDVSLWPETAPAVREQLEHALVEIDRLSDAIAHLLALARGGTPGADAWAPLGPMLTQAGERWRAEATAQMRPIRVEVEGAAATRVPAPTTQILDVLIHNALRHGRGVVTVSGTRANGYVTVRVGDEGPRPSGNEIFQRRPGKSTNGGEGIGLALSAELAEALGGHLLLESSPTTRFSLILPQKDPAA, encoded by the coding sequence ATGCGTGAACGCCTGGTCATCGCCTTCGTCGCGATGGCGGTCGGGATCATCGCTCTCTACGGCATCCCGCGCGCGTACATCGTCGCCGACCTGATCCAGACGAACGAGGAGCGCCGCGTCGTGCGCGCCACGGATTTCATCTCGGTGCTCATCGCCGAGCGCGAGACCCACGGCGAGGTCACCGAGGAGTTCTTCGAGCCGGTCCTGCAACCCGGCGAGCACATCACGTATGTCGCGGCGGACGGCACCACCGTCGAGGCGGGCGATCCAGCCGCCGACGACGACCTCAAGGCCACGGCGGAGGTCGCCGGTGGCGGCACGGTGGAGTTCAGCCGCTCGGGAGCCGTCATCTCGCAGCGCGTGCAGGACGCCGTGATGCCCGTCGTCGTACTCGGCATCGGGCTCATGATCCTCTCCGCCGTCGTCGCCGTGCTCCTCGCCCGCCGTCTGTCGGCGCCGTTCGTGAGGCTGGCCGGCCTCGCCCGCAAGATCGGCGACGGCCCGCTGGATGACGAGGCCGCCACCGGTCGCATCCCCGAGGCACGCGCGATCGAAGAGGCCCTCCGCACCAGCGCGAAGACGCTCGACCAGCGGATCCGGCGCGAGCACGAGTTCGCGGCGAATGCGTCGCACCAGCTGCGGACGCCCATCACGGCGCTGCGCCTCGAGCTCGAGGACGTGTCGCTGTGGCCCGAGACGGCGCCGGCGGTCCGCGAACAGCTCGAGCACGCGCTCGTCGAGATCGACCGCCTGTCGGACGCCATCGCCCACCTTCTCGCGCTCGCGCGCGGCGGAACGCCCGGGGCGGATGCGTGGGCGCCCCTCGGCCCCATGCTGACGCAGGCCGGCGAGCGCTGGCGCGCGGAGGCCACGGCTCAGATGCGTCCCATCCGTGTGGAGGTGGAGGGCGCCGCCGCGACGAGAGTGCCCGCGCCGACGACGCAGATCCTCGACGTCCTGATCCACAACGCACTGCGGCACGGACGCGGGGTTGTGACGGTGTCGGGCACACGTGCCAACGGCTACGTCACCGTCCGAGTCGGCGACGAGGGCCCCCGTCCGAGCGGCAACGAGATCTTCCAGCGCAGGCCGGGCAAGAGCACCAACGGGGGCGAGGGCATCGGCCTCGCACTGTCGGCCGAGCTGGCCGAAGCGCTCGGGGGGCACCTCCTGCTCGAGTCGAGCCCGACGACGCGGTTCTCGCTGATCCTCCCGCAGAAGGACCCGGCCGCCTGA